A genomic window from Treponema maltophilum ATCC 51939 includes:
- a CDS encoding CPBP family intramembrane glutamic endopeptidase gives MEQSKKTIGKIFSQYPLRVCIALYLLCYAFRLWEYLVLKTDESVIGENFIHKVCGVVVIFAALFASGLHWRDIGFSRAGRLKNIGLGLALGVGFYTIAYAAECIALYVQGASPSLTIASGGFSLVNTTEFVSVGIGFILLFNVLNVWMEEGLFRGLFTRLLRERYEFKTVIFITALLFGLWHLAMPVRSFFEGQMKFVPMLLLGAGYVVLSFVYGLKMSLLYRITGSLWAGMADHFFNNSVINIVHVVSSMGSDHLQVVRIVTAQLLSFVFVLILYLRKKKRGF, from the coding sequence ATGGAACAAAGTAAAAAGACAATCGGCAAAATTTTTTCTCAATATCCTCTGCGAGTATGCATAGCACTGTACCTTTTGTGCTATGCGTTCCGCTTGTGGGAATATTTGGTACTCAAGACGGACGAAAGCGTTATCGGTGAAAACTTTATTCATAAAGTCTGCGGCGTCGTTGTGATTTTCGCCGCGCTTTTCGCATCGGGCTTGCATTGGCGCGACATAGGTTTTTCGCGCGCCGGGCGGCTTAAAAACATCGGCTTGGGCTTGGCTTTGGGCGTCGGCTTTTACACAATCGCCTATGCGGCCGAGTGTATCGCGTTGTACGTTCAGGGCGCCTCTCCTTCTTTGACGATAGCGTCCGGCGGTTTTTCGCTGGTAAACACTACCGAGTTTGTAAGCGTGGGAATCGGTTTTATTCTTTTATTCAATGTGCTTAACGTATGGATGGAAGAAGGTTTGTTCCGCGGACTTTTTACGCGGCTTTTGCGCGAACGGTATGAATTCAAAACGGTTATTTTTATTACCGCGTTATTGTTCGGACTGTGGCATTTGGCAATGCCCGTACGCTCGTTTTTCGAAGGGCAGATGAAGTTCGTCCCGATGCTGCTTTTGGGCGCGGGCTATGTAGTACTCTCATTCGTCTACGGTTTAAAGATGAGCTTGTTATACAGGATAACCGGCTCTTTGTGGGCGGGCATGGCCGACCACTTTTTTAACAACAGCGTTATCAATATAGTACACGTTGTGTCGAGCATGGGAAGCGATCATCTGCAAGTTGTACGGATTGTGACGGCACAGCTGTTGTCCTTTGTTTTTGTATTGATTCTCTATCTGCGCAAAAAGAAAAGAGGGTTCTAA
- a CDS encoding Trp family transcriptional regulator codes for MSDTEKCKEVHTDTDVVRIRDEGLHELCATIAGMTSARDVEDFFGCLFTEAEREDLAKRWLLVREIDRGTTQREIARMFKMSLCKITRGAKELKKDGSAFRKVLDLLKSDSLKKERLNGTK; via the coding sequence ATGAGCGATACGGAAAAATGCAAAGAAGTTCATACGGACACCGATGTGGTGCGCATCCGCGACGAGGGCTTGCACGAATTGTGTGCGACTATCGCCGGCATGACAAGTGCCCGGGACGTTGAAGATTTTTTCGGTTGCCTGTTTACCGAAGCCGAACGCGAGGATTTGGCAAAGCGCTGGCTTTTGGTGCGCGAAATAGATCGGGGAACCACGCAGCGCGAAATTGCGCGCATGTTTAAAATGAGTTTGTGTAAAATTACGCGCGGCGCAAAGGAACTTAAAAAAGACGGCAGCGCATTCCGCAAAGTGCTGGATTTGCTCAAATCCGATTCGCTTAAAAAGGAGCGTTTGAATGGAACAAAGTAA